A genomic window from Canis lupus dingo isolate Sandy chromosome 13, ASM325472v2, whole genome shotgun sequence includes:
- the LOC112662050 gene encoding reticulon-3-like, with translation MVHTNRALKLIIRLFLVEDLVDSLKLNVFVWLMTYVGAVFNGITLLILAELLIFSVPIDCEKYKTQIDHYVGIARDQTKSIVEKIQAKLPGIEKKKKKGGISIWEPEMQQLLKHHLIVITLLRVL, from the coding sequence ATGGTGCACACCAACAGGGCCCTGAAACTCATTATTCGTCTCTTTCTGGTGGAAGATTTGGTTGACTCCTTGAAGCTGAATGTTTTCGTGTGGCTAATGACCTACGTTGGTGCCGTTTTCAATGGAATCACCCTTCTGATTCTTGCCGAACTGCTCATTTTCAGTGTCCCCATTGACTGTGAGAAGTACAAGACCCAGATTGATCACTATGTTGGCATTGCCCGCGATCAGACCAAGTCAATTGTTGAAAAGATACAAGCAAAACTCcctggaattgaaaaaaaaaaaaaaaaaggcggaaTAAGTATATGGGAACCAGAAATGCAACAGTTACTAAAACACCACTTAATAGTTATAACGTTATTACGTGTACTCTGA